Proteins found in one Sorghum bicolor cultivar BTx623 chromosome 1, Sorghum_bicolor_NCBIv3, whole genome shotgun sequence genomic segment:
- the LOC8081223 gene encoding uncharacterized protein LOC8081223 isoform X1, with protein MPSPPRPLASLCRRRRLVLLLLLAPALLLLPCMAHSVGDESVKALSVGEELLAETMPLRHGRRVYRIDGLRPSAWYEVKISYPASIPSSFSIQLLDDWSSKNRRLLNTEKIIFKAESSNPVYVLVTVEPEGVVAKPNVTERELALFNIGTVVLFLYSSFRSSFMISEIKLVKHVTNFMKSMYELCKSLGIPVQNHRMNQPFVPHQALCISKFGSSMLDACYTQFI; from the exons ATGCCGTCTCCGCCGCGGCCGCTCGCCTCGctatgccgccgccgccgcctcgtcctcctcctcctcctcgccccggCGCTCCTGCTGCTCCCCTGCATGGCGCACAG CGTGGGGGACGAATCGGTGAAGGCGCTTAGCGTCGGCGAGGAGCTTTTGGCCGAGACCATGCCGCTGCGCCACGGCCGCCGGGTCTACAGGATCGACGGCCTGCGCCCGTCCGCGTGGTACGAAGTCAAGATCTCCTACCCGGCCTCT ATACCGTCGAGCTTTTCCATTCAGCTTTTGGACGATTGGAGCAGTAAGAACAGGAGGCTGCTCAACACGGAGAAGATAATTTTCAAGGCTGAGAGCAGCAACCCG GTTTATGTTCTTGTCACTGTGGAGCCTGAGGGCGTGGTGGCGAAGCCAAATGTGACAGAGAGGGAGCTTGCACTTTTTAACATTGGTACGGTAGTATTGTTTCTCTATAGCTCATTCCGGTCCTCCTTTATGATATCAGAGATCAAACTAGTCAAACATGTTACGAATTTTATGAAGTCTATGTATGAGTTGTGTAAATCTCTTGGCATTCCTGTTCAAAACCATAGGATGAATCAGCCCTTTGTGCCGCATCAAGCATTATGCATTTCCAAATTTGGTTCATCAATGCTTGATGCTTGTTATACACAGTTTATCTAG